The following coding sequences lie in one Niabella agricola genomic window:
- a CDS encoding dicarboxylate/amino acid:cation symporter, with protein sequence MNKRKAGFLSIILFTIAAAFHLIHEEWTPMPGALLFSLRWIVIGSLILFAGYKRSLTTWIFVAMAIGIEIGVDFPAFSQNLKFLSTIFLRLIKTIVAPLLFSTLVVGIASHSNLKQVGRMGWKSILYFEIVTTFALIIGLVFINITKAGTGINVPEALLKDLPRSQEKLLQQKVITIMDSAGVSVPPHLIDKLPDPSEKTWQDHIVDIFPENIIKSVYEGNVLPIVVFSLIFGISLAMLSEQRKKPLIDFTESLSETMFKFTNLIMHFAPFGVGAAISVTVGHLGIDILKNLGLLLITLYLALFAFILVVLVPIALFAARIPLRKFIQAIKEPVSIAFATTSSDSALPKALANMEKFGVPRKIVSFVIPTGYTFNLDGTTLYLSLASVFVAQAAGIHLSFGEQLMIGLSLMLSSKGVAAVPRASLVILIATAHTFNLPLWPIMAIYGIDELMDMARTSVNVIGNTLASCVIARWEGEFDEQKALNFVEDN encoded by the coding sequence ATGAATAAAAGAAAAGCCGGGTTTCTTTCGATTATCCTTTTTACAATTGCTGCTGCTTTTCACCTGATACATGAAGAATGGACCCCAATGCCGGGAGCGTTACTTTTTAGCCTGAGATGGATCGTGATCGGCAGCCTGATCCTTTTTGCAGGATATAAACGGTCACTAACCACCTGGATCTTTGTGGCCATGGCGATCGGAATCGAGATTGGAGTGGATTTCCCGGCCTTTTCTCAAAACCTTAAATTCCTGAGCACGATCTTCCTGCGGCTGATCAAGACCATTGTAGCACCTTTATTGTTTTCCACCCTGGTGGTTGGTATTGCCAGTCACAGTAATCTGAAACAGGTAGGACGAATGGGGTGGAAGTCTATACTTTATTTTGAGATAGTAACCACTTTTGCGCTGATAATAGGGTTGGTATTTATAAATATTACAAAGGCAGGAACAGGTATCAATGTACCCGAAGCCTTATTAAAAGATCTGCCACGGTCACAGGAAAAACTGCTACAGCAAAAGGTGATTACCATTATGGACAGTGCCGGAGTATCAGTGCCACCGCATTTAATTGACAAGCTGCCCGATCCTTCTGAAAAAACCTGGCAGGATCATATCGTAGATATCTTTCCGGAGAATATCATCAAATCGGTTTATGAAGGTAATGTATTGCCCATTGTGGTATTCAGCCTGATATTCGGGATCTCGCTGGCCATGCTTTCGGAACAGCGGAAAAAACCGCTGATCGATTTTACGGAAAGTCTTTCCGAAACCATGTTCAAATTTACCAACCTGATCATGCATTTTGCGCCCTTTGGTGTAGGTGCTGCCATTTCGGTTACGGTGGGACACCTGGGCATCGATATTTTAAAAAACCTGGGATTGTTGCTGATTACCCTGTACCTGGCATTGTTTGCCTTTATATTAGTGGTATTGGTACCCATTGCCCTGTTTGCGGCCAGGATTCCTTTACGAAAATTCATCCAGGCGATTAAGGAGCCGGTTTCCATCGCCTTTGCCACCACCAGCTCCGACTCTGCTTTACCTAAAGCGCTGGCAAACATGGAAAAATTCGGTGTACCTCGAAAAATAGTTTCGTTTGTGATTCCCACGGGATATACCTTTAATCTGGACGGAACCACACTTTATTTATCACTGGCATCGGTATTTGTAGCGCAGGCGGCCGGCATTCATTTGTCATTTGGAGAGCAACTGATGATCGGCTTGTCGCTGATGCTCAGCAGCAAAGGGGTTGCGGCAGTGCCAAGGGCCTCCCTGGTGATCCTAATTGCCACAGCACATACTTTTAATTTGCCATTGTGGCCCATCATGGCGATTTACGGTATCGATGAACTGATGGATATGGCCCGAACATCAGTAAATGTGATCGGGAATACATTGGCAAGTTGTGTTATTGCACGATGGGAAGGCGAATTTGATGAACAAAAAGCCTTGAATTTTGTAGAGGATAATTAA